One part of the Bacillus sp. FJAT-45350 genome encodes these proteins:
- a CDS encoding TauD/TfdA family dioxygenase, which translates to MGVMLKGKVQGASAWKGKELLKDDSWIYFWSEEAIASLESALKNVEQKGLQAPDFTKEDFPIPDLADEIAYFVDELENGRGFLLLRGLPVENYTEEQASIIYYGIGLHMGIPVSQNIKGDLLGHVRNIGAIDTSNVRVYETNETLPYHADLSDVVGLLSLRKAKSGGLSSLASAMTLYNEIQERYPEHLGILYRYFLMEHLGDGEPAFTPIFSYHDGKLSARYLRKYIEIAQEIAGHPLSKIEVEALDIIDSILHDKDIRIDMMLEPGDIQFANNYTVFHSRTQFEDHEDLELRRHLLRLWLKMPNARELAPDFPGRNGIAKREEAAGV; encoded by the coding sequence ATGGGAGTAATGTTAAAGGGGAAAGTTCAAGGAGCATCAGCATGGAAAGGAAAGGAACTTTTAAAGGACGATTCATGGATTTATTTCTGGTCTGAAGAAGCGATTGCTTCTCTTGAAAGCGCTTTAAAAAATGTAGAACAAAAAGGATTACAAGCACCGGATTTTACGAAAGAGGATTTCCCGATTCCAGATCTTGCGGATGAAATCGCTTACTTTGTCGATGAATTAGAAAATGGAAGAGGATTCCTATTGCTTCGTGGATTACCGGTTGAAAATTATACAGAAGAACAAGCAAGCATCATTTATTATGGTATCGGGCTACATATGGGTATACCTGTTTCTCAAAACATTAAAGGGGACCTATTAGGTCATGTAAGGAATATTGGGGCAATTGATACTTCAAATGTTCGTGTGTACGAAACGAATGAAACTCTACCTTATCACGCAGATTTATCTGATGTCGTTGGTTTACTTTCTCTTCGTAAAGCGAAGTCAGGTGGCTTAAGCAGTCTAGCAAGTGCGATGACGCTCTATAATGAAATTCAAGAAAGATATCCAGAACACCTAGGAATTCTTTACCGCTACTTCCTAATGGAACATCTTGGTGATGGTGAACCTGCTTTTACACCAATCTTTAGCTACCATGATGGTAAATTAAGCGCTCGCTATTTACGTAAGTATATCGAGATTGCACAAGAAATTGCAGGACATCCGTTATCGAAAATTGAAGTGGAAGCTCTTGATATTATAGACTCGATTCTTCATGATAAGGATATTCGTATCGATATGATGCTTGAACCAGGTGATATTCAATTCGCGAATAATTATACGGTATTCCATTCTCGTACACAGTTTGAAGATCACGAGGACCTAGAACTAAGACGTCATTTATTACGATTATGGTTAAAAATGCCTAACGCAAGAGAACTCGCTCCTGACTTCCCAGGTCGAAATGGAATTGCGAAACGTGAAGAAGCAGCTGGAGTGTAA
- a CDS encoding 2Fe-2S iron-sulfur cluster-binding protein, with protein sequence MAKLTVPGYGEFDVKEGQKLVNVLEDNGVDILHRCGGKAKCTTCRVEVIDGDFGEHTSIEKDAFTAKGVTEDLRLSCQVKVQGDATVKPLMTVKETGKDAGPRPEE encoded by the coding sequence ATGGCGAAATTAACAGTACCGGGTTATGGTGAATTTGATGTAAAAGAAGGACAAAAGCTTGTTAATGTTCTTGAGGATAATGGAGTTGATATCCTACATCGCTGTGGTGGGAAAGCGAAATGTACAACCTGTCGTGTTGAAGTAATCGATGGTGATTTTGGAGAGCATACTAGTATTGAAAAAGATGCTTTTACAGCAAAGGGTGTAACTGAAGACCTTCGACTTTCCTGTCAGGTAAAAGTTCAAGGGGACGCTACTGTAAAGCCACTGATGACAGTTAAAGAAACTGGCAAAGACGCTGGCCCTCGTCCTGAGGAATAA
- a CDS encoding MFS transporter: MNKVLLKMAILSVSLLTVMAGAAISPALGDIALAFPDVNETTIKLILTLPSVMIIPFIFVSSKLTSRFSKKHILFAGMLFYLVGGLGGGFVSSIELLLFCRAILGIGVGLMMPISTSLVADFFDGEERTTTMGQVSAANNLGGVALFLMSGVLAAISWRMAFSVYTLVIVAALIVFFFLPNKKPDFHSTSNPSAPLPKKLYAYGAAMFLIVLAFYSIPANMALYIQQEGIGSSKNAGAVISVATAAGFFAGLLLGRVKRLLQTYFIAFQLMLMGLGFLITAMTNNLVFIGVGVGFMGFGFGSILPIVFDQVSRQVPRTQTVQAMAIVTSMLFFGQFSSPIFLDGIGLLFSNDSIRFMYMFLSVGIFIVASIFFVIAFKTALTQKKVYEEVENTTL; the protein is encoded by the coding sequence ATGAATAAAGTCTTATTAAAAATGGCGATTCTTTCCGTTTCGTTATTAACAGTAATGGCTGGAGCGGCAATATCGCCAGCATTAGGAGACATTGCCCTTGCTTTCCCAGATGTCAATGAAACTACCATAAAATTAATTTTAACGTTACCTTCAGTCATGATTATCCCCTTTATCTTTGTTTCTAGTAAGCTAACAAGCCGTTTTTCAAAAAAACATATTTTGTTTGCAGGAATGCTTTTTTACTTAGTTGGTGGTCTAGGGGGAGGCTTTGTATCTAGTATTGAACTCCTTTTATTTTGTCGTGCCATTTTAGGTATCGGTGTTGGATTGATGATGCCGATTTCAACCTCATTAGTGGCAGATTTTTTTGATGGAGAAGAGAGAACTACGACAATGGGTCAAGTAAGTGCTGCGAATAATCTAGGTGGAGTAGCTTTGTTCTTAATGTCAGGAGTGTTAGCAGCAATAAGTTGGAGAATGGCGTTCAGCGTATATACGTTAGTTATTGTTGCTGCTTTAATTGTGTTTTTCTTTCTACCAAACAAAAAGCCAGATTTTCATAGTACGAGTAATCCGTCGGCACCACTCCCGAAAAAGTTATATGCTTATGGTGCGGCGATGTTTTTAATTGTATTAGCATTTTATTCAATTCCAGCCAATATGGCTTTGTATATCCAACAAGAAGGAATTGGAAGCTCTAAAAACGCAGGAGCAGTTATTTCTGTAGCAACAGCAGCGGGATTTTTTGCTGGATTATTATTAGGTAGGGTAAAGAGATTATTGCAAACGTATTTTATTGCATTCCAATTAATGTTAATGGGACTCGGCTTTTTAATTACTGCAATGACTAATAATCTTGTTTTTATTGGTGTAGGTGTTGGGTTTATGGGCTTTGGATTTGGGTCAATTCTACCAATTGTATTTGACCAAGTGTCACGCCAAGTACCAAGAACACAAACAGTTCAAGCGATGGCGATTGTGACAAGTATGCTGTTTTTCGGACAATTTTCTTCTCCTATCTTTCTCGATGGTATTGGTTTGTTATTCTCCAATGATTCTATTCGCTTCATGTATATGTTTCTATCTGTCGGTATTTTTATTGTAGCTAGTATCTTTTTCGTAATCGCATTCAAAACAGCACTCACTCAAAAGAAAGTTTATGAAGAAGTAGAAAATACGACATTATGA
- a CDS encoding GntR family transcriptional regulator, whose translation MDNFIKSEPLHLQAYTIIKSSILNGEFPNGERVVESKLATKFGVSRGPIREAIRMLIQDGLLIQNDGSIQVFQPTTQDIVDILQCRKGLEAIGVRLATKKFSANELKKLSKCIEKTNQAYKRNDFKELGLLDQQFHELIIQGSRNKQLIQLMEVIKSKVIYIRNTIVPNEYIQSIADEHERIYQAILEGDEEKAEREMNYHIRKGTENMVKVLLANKSG comes from the coding sequence ATGGATAATTTTATAAAATCTGAACCGCTTCATCTTCAAGCGTATACTATCATTAAATCCTCCATATTAAATGGAGAATTCCCGAATGGAGAACGGGTGGTTGAGTCTAAGTTAGCAACCAAATTTGGAGTGAGTAGAGGACCGATTAGGGAAGCGATTCGGATGTTGATTCAGGATGGGCTTCTCATTCAAAATGATGGAAGTATCCAAGTGTTTCAACCAACTACTCAAGATATTGTAGACATTCTACAATGTCGAAAAGGATTAGAAGCCATAGGGGTAAGGTTAGCTACGAAAAAGTTCTCTGCTAATGAACTTAAGAAACTATCGAAATGTATCGAAAAAACTAATCAAGCATACAAACGAAATGACTTTAAAGAATTAGGGTTATTAGACCAACAATTTCACGAACTAATCATTCAAGGATCAAGAAATAAACAACTAATTCAACTGATGGAGGTCATTAAGTCAAAGGTTATCTACATTCGCAATACGATCGTACCGAATGAGTATATTCAATCGATTGCTGATGAACATGAACGGATTTACCAGGCGATCCTTGAAGGGGATGAAGAAAAGGCAGAAAGAGAAATGAACTACCATATCCGAAAAGGAACTGAAAATATGGTGAAAGTATTACTTGCTAATAAGAGTGGTTAA
- a CDS encoding DUF1273 domain-containing protein, whose product MKVVAVSGYKGHELGIFNQKHEGIRYIKKAIRQRIISLIDEGLEWVIISGQLGVELWAAETVYDLQTDYPNLKVAVLTPFLNQEKNWNEETQEYYQHILGQADFVESISKKEYENPTQLRMKNEYIIQKSDGLLLLYDEEKEGSPLFYLKPAKKRQAQENYIIVMITPYDLELIVEEEREAQQDFW is encoded by the coding sequence ATAAAAGTAGTTGCTGTATCTGGTTATAAAGGTCATGAATTAGGTATTTTTAATCAAAAACATGAAGGTATTCGGTATATAAAAAAGGCAATTAGACAACGTATCATCTCATTAATTGATGAAGGATTAGAATGGGTTATTATTAGTGGACAACTTGGTGTTGAGCTATGGGCAGCAGAAACTGTATATGATCTGCAAACAGATTACCCAAACCTTAAAGTAGCAGTGCTTACCCCTTTCTTAAATCAAGAAAAAAATTGGAATGAAGAGACACAGGAATATTATCAGCATATACTAGGACAAGCAGATTTTGTAGAAAGTATATCAAAAAAAGAATATGAAAACCCTACGCAATTACGGATGAAAAATGAATATATTATACAAAAAAGTGATGGACTTCTTCTATTATATGATGAAGAAAAAGAAGGTTCCCCATTATTTTATCTAAAACCAGCTAAAAAGAGGCAAGCACAAGAGAACTATATAATCGTTATGATTACACCGTATGATTTAGAATTAATAGTTGAAGAAGAAAGAGAAGCTCAACAGGACTTTTGGTAA
- a CDS encoding DEAD/DEAH box helicase — translation MQFRKSLPELIKDIKNDELISRNIVHWHEIEPVEGKTSPFPIELDERIGFALKKRSIEELYTHQATAFETAKRGESFVAVTPTASGKTLCYNLPVLQEIVENEESRALYLFPTKALAQDQKSEINEFIEEIGLDVKCFTYDGDTAPNIRQAVRKAGHVVITNPDMLHSAILPHHTKWVAFFENLKYIVIDELHIYRGVFGSHVANVIRRLKRIANYYGSNPVFICTSATIENPRELAQELTGNEMTLIDNNGAPRGRKHFVFYNPPIVNEPLNIRKGATSEVNRLAKRFLKEKVQTIVFAKSRVRVEIILSHLQSLTKREIGKKTIRAYRGGYLPKQRREIERGLRNGEIIGVVSTNALELGVDIGQLQVCIMTGYPGTIASAWQQAGRAGRRQDESMIIMVANSTPIDQYVIQNPDYFFNKTPESARINPDNLVILVDHLKCAAYELPFNQGDPFGGIEVDEILEFLTEENVLYQKGRKWFWMNDAFPAHNISLRSASQENVIIIDQSDIANVMVIGEMDRFSAMTLLHDEAIYLHQGVQYQVEKLDWEEKKAFVREVDVEYFTDANLAVRLKVLEEDKHKERARSTITYGDVMVNAMATIFKKIKLSTFENIGSGPISLPEEELHTNGMWISFSADVLEEFGKDPLEQALIGFANVLNHVAPVFVMCDRSDLHVVPQIKADHSELPTIFLYDRYPGGVGLSEQVFKNSEEIVKEVGNLLDRCRCVDGCPSCVGSTDEVGKNVKIMVKKLLSITTKEGD, via the coding sequence ATGCAGTTCCGAAAGAGTCTACCAGAACTGATTAAAGATATTAAAAATGATGAACTAATTAGTAGAAATATTGTTCACTGGCATGAAATAGAACCGGTAGAAGGGAAAACGTCTCCTTTTCCGATTGAATTAGATGAAAGAATTGGCTTTGCGTTAAAAAAGCGTAGTATCGAGGAACTTTATACACATCAAGCAACCGCGTTTGAAACGGCAAAACGAGGTGAGAGTTTTGTTGCGGTTACACCAACTGCTTCTGGGAAAACACTCTGCTATAATTTACCTGTTCTTCAGGAGATAGTTGAGAATGAAGAAAGTCGGGCATTGTATCTTTTTCCAACAAAAGCATTGGCTCAAGACCAAAAAAGCGAAATTAATGAATTTATTGAAGAGATAGGACTCGATGTAAAGTGTTTTACATATGATGGGGACACAGCTCCAAACATTCGTCAAGCTGTTCGAAAAGCTGGTCATGTCGTTATTACAAATCCTGATATGCTGCATTCTGCGATATTGCCTCATCATACAAAATGGGTTGCTTTTTTTGAAAATCTTAAATACATCGTAATTGACGAGCTCCATATTTATAGAGGCGTTTTTGGAAGTCATGTCGCGAATGTGATTAGGCGTCTAAAGAGAATTGCCAACTATTATGGTAGTAATCCTGTCTTTATATGTACCTCAGCGACGATAGAGAACCCGAGAGAGCTTGCACAAGAGTTAACGGGTAATGAGATGACATTAATAGATAACAATGGTGCTCCACGAGGGCGGAAGCATTTCGTTTTTTATAATCCACCAATTGTAAATGAACCTTTGAATATTCGAAAAGGTGCTACTTCAGAAGTTAATCGATTAGCAAAACGGTTTCTTAAGGAGAAGGTTCAAACGATTGTGTTTGCAAAAAGTAGAGTAAGAGTTGAGATTATACTTAGTCATCTACAGTCCTTAACGAAAAGGGAAATTGGAAAGAAAACAATCCGTGCGTACCGAGGTGGATATTTACCGAAGCAACGGAGAGAGATTGAAAGGGGATTACGAAACGGGGAGATTATTGGAGTAGTTAGTACAAATGCGTTAGAGCTTGGTGTAGATATCGGTCAACTTCAAGTGTGTATTATGACTGGCTATCCTGGAACAATTGCCAGTGCTTGGCAACAGGCGGGCCGAGCAGGGAGAAGACAGGATGAGTCGATGATTATTATGGTCGCGAACTCGACTCCAATTGATCAATATGTTATTCAAAATCCTGATTATTTCTTTAACAAAACTCCTGAATCAGCACGAATTAATCCTGACAACTTAGTAATTTTAGTCGATCATTTAAAGTGTGCTGCTTATGAGCTACCATTCAATCAAGGTGATCCCTTTGGTGGTATTGAGGTTGATGAGATTTTAGAGTTTTTAACTGAGGAAAATGTTTTGTATCAGAAAGGGCGTAAGTGGTTTTGGATGAATGATGCATTCCCAGCTCATAACATAAGTCTCCGTTCGGCTTCTCAGGAAAATGTAATTATTATCGACCAATCTGATATTGCCAACGTAATGGTTATTGGTGAAATGGATCGGTTTAGTGCGATGACACTACTTCACGATGAAGCAATTTATTTACATCAAGGTGTTCAATACCAAGTGGAAAAGCTAGATTGGGAAGAAAAGAAAGCCTTTGTCCGAGAAGTAGACGTCGAATACTTTACTGATGCTAATCTGGCTGTTCGGTTAAAAGTCTTAGAGGAAGATAAACATAAGGAGAGAGCTCGTTCAACGATTACGTATGGTGATGTAATGGTGAATGCGATGGCAACAATTTTCAAGAAAATAAAGCTATCTACGTTTGAGAATATTGGTTCAGGTCCTATTTCTCTTCCAGAGGAAGAACTCCATACAAATGGAATGTGGATTTCCTTTTCGGCGGATGTACTAGAGGAGTTTGGGAAGGATCCTTTGGAACAAGCGTTAATCGGTTTTGCAAATGTATTAAATCATGTCGCTCCTGTCTTTGTCATGTGTGATCGAAGTGACTTACATGTCGTGCCACAAATTAAAGCTGATCATTCTGAGTTACCGACAATTTTCCTTTATGACCGCTATCCCGGTGGTGTAGGTCTATCTGAACAAGTTTTTAAAAATAGTGAAGAGATTGTAAAAGAAGTAGGGAACCTGCTAGATCGTTGCCGATGTGTAGATGGGTGCCCTTCCTGTGTTGGTTCAACTGATGAAGTAGGCAAGAATGTAAAAATCATGGTAAAAAAACTACTGTCGATAACAACGAAAGAAGGAGATTGA
- a CDS encoding methyl-accepting chemotaxis protein, whose protein sequence is MIFRIQELLGKIDSVSATVKESSDTLLLTSKETKEASEQVAITISELASGTTDIADSVTNATDRMNTMIGTVQQISTYTNEVVDTSTNSKVSAKKGLDAAQSALEKMEEVRQTVQDTTQTIMNLDQQSKEIGNIIQMITNIAEQTNLLALNASIEAARAGDHGRGFAVVADEVRKLATETSESADKISNLINDTQLESQRAVTSIKKGAKVVEEGTLTVHSASDAFTEIALYIDEVLEKNKSIYQSVRELEEVGSEIGSTMESISAVTQEASAGAEEVSATTEQQSAAANQIAYDAESLAELAEQLREVMSVFKTK, encoded by the coding sequence ATGATTTTTCGGATTCAAGAGTTGTTAGGGAAAATCGATTCTGTATCGGCAACGGTAAAAGAGTCTTCAGATACGTTACTATTGACTAGTAAAGAAACGAAAGAAGCATCAGAGCAAGTAGCTATAACAATTTCTGAGCTTGCTTCTGGTACTACGGATATTGCTGATTCAGTTACGAATGCAACCGATCGTATGAATACGATGATTGGAACTGTTCAACAAATATCTACTTATACGAATGAGGTCGTAGATACTTCAACAAATAGCAAAGTTTCTGCTAAAAAGGGTCTAGACGCTGCGCAATCAGCGTTAGAGAAGATGGAAGAAGTAAGACAAACGGTACAGGATACGACACAGACGATTATGAATCTCGACCAGCAATCCAAAGAGATTGGAAACATCATTCAGATGATTACTAATATCGCCGAACAAACAAACTTACTTGCATTGAATGCTTCAATAGAAGCAGCAAGAGCTGGAGATCACGGCAGAGGCTTTGCCGTAGTTGCTGATGAAGTGCGAAAGTTAGCAACTGAAACGAGTGAATCAGCAGATAAAATATCAAATCTCATTAACGACACCCAATTAGAAAGTCAGCGTGCTGTTACTTCAATAAAAAAGGGAGCTAAGGTAGTGGAAGAAGGTACATTAACAGTCCACTCAGCAAGTGATGCCTTTACTGAAATTGCCTTATATATAGATGAAGTATTAGAAAAAAATAAATCAATTTACCAATCAGTACGTGAACTAGAGGAAGTTGGTTCTGAAATAGGATCTACAATGGAAAGTATTTCTGCAGTGACACAAGAAGCATCGGCGGGTGCTGAAGAAGTAAGTGCAACAACTGAACAACAATCCGCAGCAGCAAATCAGATTGCTTATGATGCTGAGTCACTTGCTGAATTAGCAGAACAATTGAGAGAAGTAATGTCAGTATTCAAAACAAAATAA
- a CDS encoding ribonuclease H-like domain-containing protein, whose amino-acid sequence MSLKAKLSRMKKHLGSETTEKEVKPYVIETPSLDVPFLSKWEELDAKPFFLEDNYSIIREKSYPIDHVHGKYAFSELHSIQEKWQKLKASHPLSSSDISVSEMVFFDTETTGLSGGAGNYIFLLGYAKVLENEVIVKQHFLPNPGAEVPLYYGFLTDIGESINLLTSFNGKSFDWPQVKTRHTFVRNEVPNLPKFAHFDLLHGSRRLWKEILPSCKLSVVENEVISFKRENDTPGYLAPMLYFDFLSEQNPEYVEGVIQHNEWDVLSLISLYVHISSCILEMNSNLTTIEQFEIGRWFEQVGEIALAKRYYLQVSNQLGTKQVPALMQLGVLSKKEQQYDDAIRYFEMVIDIKDYGIEALIELSKIYEHQKKDYEKALYYAYLASEVFESKAIIVKKLDKEEETLQKRIERLERKSK is encoded by the coding sequence GTGTCTCTTAAGGCGAAACTATCTCGGATGAAAAAACACCTTGGCTCAGAAACAACTGAAAAAGAGGTCAAACCATACGTAATAGAAACTCCATCGCTAGACGTTCCTTTTCTATCAAAATGGGAGGAGCTAGACGCAAAGCCTTTTTTTCTAGAAGATAATTACTCAATAATCCGGGAAAAAAGCTACCCGATTGACCATGTTCATGGAAAGTATGCCTTTTCAGAGCTACATTCAATTCAAGAGAAATGGCAGAAGTTGAAGGCAAGCCACCCTTTATCGTCGTCTGATATTTCGGTTTCCGAAATGGTCTTTTTTGATACGGAAACAACAGGACTAAGTGGAGGCGCAGGAAACTATATATTTTTACTAGGCTATGCAAAAGTGTTAGAGAACGAGGTTATTGTTAAACAGCATTTCCTTCCTAACCCTGGTGCAGAGGTCCCTTTATATTATGGCTTTTTAACAGATATAGGAGAGTCTATTAATCTGCTAACTTCATTTAACGGAAAATCATTTGATTGGCCTCAAGTTAAAACTAGACACACGTTTGTAAGAAATGAAGTACCGAACTTACCTAAATTTGCTCATTTTGATTTATTGCATGGTTCGAGACGACTATGGAAGGAGATTCTTCCATCTTGTAAGCTTTCAGTCGTTGAAAATGAAGTCATTTCATTTAAGCGTGAAAATGATACCCCGGGCTATTTAGCTCCAATGCTTTATTTTGATTTTTTAAGTGAGCAAAATCCAGAGTATGTTGAGGGGGTAATTCAGCATAATGAGTGGGATGTACTATCGCTTATTAGCTTATATGTTCATATTTCATCTTGTATATTAGAAATGAACTCTAATTTGACGACGATTGAACAGTTTGAGATAGGTCGGTGGTTCGAACAGGTGGGGGAGATAGCTCTTGCCAAAAGATACTATCTACAAGTGAGTAACCAGTTAGGTACTAAGCAAGTACCAGCGTTAATGCAGTTAGGGGTCTTATCAAAAAAAGAACAGCAATATGATGATGCCATCCGTTACTTTGAAATGGTCATTGATATAAAGGATTATGGAATAGAAGCACTTATTGAGCTTTCGAAAATATATGAGCATCAGAAAAAGGATTATGAAAAAGCTCTTTATTATGCGTACCTTGCCTCTGAAGTCTTTGAGTCAAAAGCAATCATTGTGAAAAAGCTTGATAAAGAGGAAGAGACATTACAAAAAAGAATTGAGAGATTGGAAAGAAAATCGAAATAA
- a CDS encoding GNAT family N-acetyltransferase translates to MVKNIRMLNSDDYPYLEAMDTGLEDDYVERIFDRLTSEKDHHRLFGLFLDNQMVSMGGYSIFAGRYAMLGRLRSDRRFRGNNLGTELISYIMNEALKLNGIQWVGANTQESNNPARRVVDKLGLKPYVMLHGAITKDTSALVSGAKQWSPVVSSERKLFWIREVFLKPNAVFPYECYYSFPASDELFQRHVIEKWSFYENEDQTRVLITKYDQKGDHYLHVVYPWSDIASQKGLWETISDDYDKLKQQTEGDTYIWMDLTKEDAESLPVGHKFELPSPWILYGREV, encoded by the coding sequence TTGGTTAAAAATATAAGGATGCTAAACAGTGATGACTATCCATACCTAGAAGCAATGGATACTGGATTAGAAGACGATTATGTAGAACGTATATTTGATAGATTAACTTCAGAAAAAGATCATCACCGCTTGTTTGGATTATTTCTTGATAATCAAATGGTCAGTATGGGAGGATACTCAATCTTTGCAGGACGTTATGCGATGTTAGGTAGATTACGAAGCGATCGAAGGTTTAGAGGTAATAATTTGGGCACAGAACTGATATCTTACATTATGAACGAAGCATTAAAGCTGAATGGCATTCAGTGGGTCGGTGCAAATACACAAGAAAGTAACAATCCCGCACGTCGTGTCGTTGATAAGCTTGGTTTAAAGCCTTATGTCATGTTACATGGTGCGATTACAAAGGATACATCTGCACTTGTATCAGGTGCAAAGCAATGGAGCCCGGTCGTTTCAAGCGAACGAAAGTTGTTTTGGATTAGAGAAGTCTTTCTTAAACCGAATGCAGTTTTCCCTTATGAATGCTATTATTCATTCCCGGCATCTGATGAATTATTTCAAAGACATGTTATAGAGAAATGGTCCTTTTATGAAAATGAAGACCAGACGAGAGTACTTATAACCAAGTACGACCAAAAAGGCGATCATTATCTACATGTAGTTTATCCTTGGAGCGATATCGCGTCACAAAAAGGGTTGTGGGAAACGATATCTGATGATTACGATAAGTTAAAGCAACAAACAGAAGGGGATACATACATATGGATGGATTTAACGAAGGAGGATGCGGAATCACTCCCAGTAGGACACAAATTTGAACTACCATCTCCTTGGATATTATATGGAAGAGAAGTATAA
- the sda gene encoding sporulation histidine kinase inhibitor Sda, translating to MSELNNLFLIECYQRAIKIDKIDKHFISLLKKELERRNINI from the coding sequence ATGTCAGAGCTTAATAATTTATTTTTAATTGAGTGTTATCAAAGAGCAATTAAAATAGACAAAATAGATAAACATTTTATTTCATTGCTCAAAAAGGAACTAGAAAGAAGAAATATAAATATATAA
- a CDS encoding spore coat protein has translation MHHCHKPQMHHSHQPVARPTSQVMPAVVHPTQHQQVQKCCEYIVPEVHPSHTDYITQHHYKHVHSFPQTYSQQQFVTNQQFVQPPTPPRPVPGPGMGPGAAGMGPGMVAGAGMGPGMAPGMAPGMGAPGAWGAAGRSRRFW, from the coding sequence ATGCATCATTGTCACAAACCACAAATGCATCATAGCCACCAACCAGTAGCGAGACCAACATCTCAGGTTATGCCTGCGGTCGTACACCCAACACAACACCAACAGGTTCAAAAATGCTGTGAATATATTGTTCCAGAAGTACACCCAAGTCACACTGACTATATTACTCAACACCACTATAAGCACGTTCACAGCTTCCCGCAAACGTACTCTCAACAGCAATTTGTAACGAACCAACAATTCGTTCAACCACCAACTCCACCAAGACCAGTTCCAGGCCCAGGTATGGGACCAGGCGCAGCAGGTATGGGACCAGGTATGGTAGCAGGTGCAGGAATGGGTCCAGGTATGGCTCCAGGTATGGCTCCAGGTATGGGAGCACCAGGCGCATGGGGTGCAGCTGGTAGATCACGTCGTTTTTGGTAA
- a CDS encoding carbonate dehydratase, protein MWNHPINHTGPFNTYSYFVGFNPPTSFNPYSKFPMIDQSVFLSPFTYIVGDVMIQKNVYIAPFVSIRADEGTPFFIGSDCNLQDGVILHGLKNECVVVNNEEYSIFIGRNVSCAHSSLIHGPCLIENDVFIGFQATVFNAWIGEGSFISSGAVITNGVQLKPKSFVPPGASIDTQEQADSLSTVPKDKEEFAKQVQRVNQEFPPSYSLLFGKTKCTCGLSCN, encoded by the coding sequence TTGTGGAATCATCCAATTAACCATACCGGTCCGTTTAATACGTATAGCTACTTTGTAGGTTTTAATCCTCCAACTTCATTTAATCCATATAGTAAATTCCCGATGATAGATCAATCCGTATTTTTAAGTCCTTTTACTTATATTGTTGGGGATGTCATGATCCAGAAAAATGTTTATATTGCACCTTTTGTTAGTATAAGAGCAGATGAAGGAACTCCATTTTTTATTGGAAGTGATTGTAATTTACAAGATGGTGTAATCTTACATGGATTAAAAAATGAATGTGTGGTCGTGAACAATGAAGAATATTCGATTTTTATTGGCCGTAATGTTTCTTGTGCACATAGTTCTCTAATTCATGGACCGTGTTTAATTGAAAACGATGTATTTATTGGGTTTCAAGCAACAGTATTTAATGCTTGGATCGGTGAAGGAAGCTTTATATCGTCTGGTGCAGTTATAACGAATGGGGTACAACTTAAACCAAAAAGTTTTGTACCACCTGGTGCAAGTATTGATACACAAGAACAAGCGGATTCTCTATCAACAGTACCAAAAGATAAAGAAGAGTTCGCAAAACAGGTTCAAAGAGTGAATCAGGAATTCCCTCCATCCTATTCCTTGTTATTTGGTAAAACAAAGTGTACATGCGGTTTGTCCTGTAACTAA